One window of Triticum dicoccoides isolate Atlit2015 ecotype Zavitan chromosome 5A, WEW_v2.0, whole genome shotgun sequence genomic DNA carries:
- the LOC119298634 gene encoding uncharacterized protein LOC119298634, with protein sequence MKIGKTTEILKKAAAMCKSKTTRLLVLASLQRCRMAAAAVVSHKIHTRIVADRNRVDCHKPLTLRTIEKRPVIVHGGDLALAGNLSQQLAMSTQEEGHGGCPADRTLHPLFNDDRNNCCYTDDDDVLLDACDQEDGDELSVMDVIRSNREFEGLEFNREEEIDMAADMFIRRFRQRLNNGF encoded by the coding sequence ATGAAGATTGGAAAGACTACAGAGATCCTGAAGAAAGCGGCAGCGATGTGCAAGAGCAAGACCACCAGGCTCCTCGTCCTCGCCTCGCTCCAGCGTTGCAGGATGGCCGCTGCCGCCGTGGTTTCTCACAAGATCCACACGCGCATTGTGGCTGACCGGAATAGAGTGGACTGCCACAAGCCTCTCACGCTGCGAACCATCGAGAAGAGACCGGTGATCGTCCATGGGGGCGACTTGGCACTGGCAGGCAATCTCTCTCAGCAGTTAGCGATGTCAACTCAAGAGGAAGGTCATGGTGGCTGCCCAGCTGACAGGACACTGCATCCGCTCTTCAATGACGACCGCAATAACTGTTGTTAcactgatgatgatgatgtgctactGGATGCATGCGATCAAGAAGACGGCGATGAGCTCTCGGTCATGGATGTGATCAGGAGCAACCGAGAGTTTGAGGGTTTGGAGTTCAACAGGGAGGAGGAGATTGACATGGCTGCCGATATGTTCATCAGGAGGTTTCGGCAGCGGCTGAATAATGGATTCTAG